One window of the Oncorhynchus clarkii lewisi isolate Uvic-CL-2024 chromosome 19, UVic_Ocla_1.0, whole genome shotgun sequence genome contains the following:
- the LOC139375065 gene encoding TNF receptor-associated factor 3, with product MSAGRNADGRELQIPLQQCALSLAALSLAQRPWPSDHVAGFLPQHGGFRDHFVATPEPKYCCESCKLVLCNPRQTECGHRFCETCISDQLSKPNPVCPEDKEPLFKDKVFRDVCCHREIMALRVYCRSEKNGCKEQISLQQVMDHLNVCPYFEVPCPLGKCKEKMMRKDIPEHLSWKCKHRETTCEFCMQKMAMTELQKHKDTVCPSFPVACPNHCTFPSILRSKLTSHQHECPKAHVTCSFIRFGCNFKGLNQDMRDHESSFASEHLRLMATRNTTLEAKVEDVKGELLERYKVLPGLSSRLSETLSHYEEMREKNRQLDQKLNTMQELMSSHSEKLLEMELELRSLRSVREEVETLRGTVESIRSRVATLEGGRGGANPATHTLETQLSRHDDMLSVHEIRLADMDLRFQVLETASFNGMLIWKIRDYKRRKQEAVASKTLSLYSQPFYTGYFGYKMCARVYLNGDGMGKGTHLSLFFVVMRGEYDALLLWPFKQKVTLMLMDQGPARKHLGDAFKPDPNSSSFRRPTAEMNIASGCPLFVAQTVLENGTYIKDDTIFIKVTVDTSDLPDP from the exons ATGTCAGCAGGGCGGAATGCGGACGGGCGGGAGCTGCAGATCCCCCTCCAGCAATGCGCTCTCTCCCTGGCCGCTCTCTCCCTGGCCCAGCGCCCCTGGCCCAGCGACCACGTGGCAGGCTTCCTACCCCAGCACGGGGGCTTCAGGGACCACTTCGTAGCCACCCCGGAACCCAAGTACTGCTGTGAGTCCTGCAAGCTGGTGCTCTGCAACCCCAGGCAGACAGAATGCGGACACAGGTTCTGTGAAACCTGTATCTCTGATCAGCTAAG CAAACCGAATCCAGTATGTCCAGAAGATAAGGAACCTCTGTTCAAAGACAAG gTCTTCCGTGACGTATGCTGCCATAGAGAGATCATGGCTCTGAGAGTGTACTGCAGGAGTGAAAAGAACGGCTGTAAGGAGCAGATCAGTTTACAGCAGGTCATG gaTCATTTAAATGTGTGTCCGTATTTTGAGGTGCCATGCCCTTTGGGAAAGTGCAAAGAGAAGATGATGCGCAAAGACATTCCTGAACATTTGAGTTGGAAATGTAAACACAGGGAGACCACCTgtgaattctgcatgcagaagaTGGCCATGACTGAGTTACAG AAACACAAAGACACCGTTTGTCCTTCATTTCCGGTGGCCTGCCCCAATCATTGTACTTTCCCCTCCATCTTACGGAGCAAA CTGACGAGTCATCAACATGAGTGTCCCAAGGCTCATGTCACCTGCTCCTTTATCCGCTTTGGATGCAATTTCAAG GGTCTCAACCAAGACATGAGGGACCATGAATCTAGCTTTGCCTCTGAACATCTGCGGTTGATGGCAACCAGAAACACTACACTGGAGGCCAAG GTGGAGGATGTTAAAGGAGAGCTTCTGGAGCGGTACAAGGTTCTGCCGGGCCTGAGCAGCCGTCTGTCTGAAACATTGTCTCACTAcgaggagatgagggagaagaaTAGACAGCTGGACCAGAAGCTCAATACCATGCAG GAGTTGATGAGTTCCCACTCTGAGAAGCTCCTGGAGATGGAGCTGGAGCTGAGGTCTCTGAGGTCTGTCCGAGAGGAGGTGGAGACCCTCAGAGGAACCGTGGAGAGCATCCGCTCCAGAGTCGCCACTCTAGAAGGAGGGCGGGGCGGGGCCaacccagccacacacacactag AGACACAGCTCTCCCGTCACGATGACATGCTGAGCGTCCATGAGATCCGACTAGCAGACATGGACCTGCGCTTCCAGGTCCTAGAGACGGCCTCCTTCAATGGGATGCTCATCTGGAAGATCCGTGACTACAAGCGGCGGAAACAAGAAGCCGTGGCGTCAAAGACCCTGTCGCTCTACAGCCAGCCTTTCTACACTGGCTACTTTGGCTACAAGATGTGTGCCCGGGTCTACCTGAACGGAGACGGCATGGGGAAGGGAACCCACTTGTCGCTGTTCTTCGTGGTGATGCGTGGCGAGTACGATGCCCTTCTGCTCTGGCCCTTTAAGCAGAAGGTGACCTTGATGCTGATGGATCAGGGCCCAGCCAGAAAGCACTTAGGGGATGCCTTTAAACCAGACCCCAATAGCAGCAGCTTCAGACGGCCCACGGCAGAGATGAACATAGCCTCAGGCTGCCCGCTGTTCGTGGCCCAGACTGTGCTGGAGAACGGTACTTACATCAAGGACGATACCATCTTCATTAAGGTCACAGTAGATACGTCTGAcctccctgacccctga